The following proteins are co-located in the Triticum aestivum cultivar Chinese Spring chromosome 1A, IWGSC CS RefSeq v2.1, whole genome shotgun sequence genome:
- the LOC123129538 gene encoding serine carboxypeptidase-like 34, protein MAAQELDRVASLPGAPSYSYAFKHYSGYVTTDERLGKALFYWFFEAMEKPDEKPLVLWLNGGPGCSSVGFGQAQELGTFLVKKDVPELELNPCQPAVPGLSSGCWIFVHEHVLRNRSTGRQFHRWFQRFPQQKMKEFYIAGESYAGHYVPQLANVIVEENKKASKENYINFKGILIGNAYMDGDTDLQGIVDSAWHHAIISDTLYSAFLKSCDFSMEILSPECDAALSEFFLLYKLIDVYSLYTPYCDLGYPALNASSSANIGQTNGRFDLLKMPMGFDPCTQTYATEYLNREDVQRALHANTTGLPYPYVLCRNTINDVWKDSDMTVVPIVKKLAEEGLRIWIFSGDTDGRIPTTSTRYTLKKLGLPIKEDWSPWFTHKQVGGWSVVYDGLTFVTVRGAGHMVPTSRPEQALELFKHFLANHNLPSKPF, encoded by the exons ATGGCCGCGCAAGAGCTTGACCGCGTCGCATCACTGCCGGGGGCGCCGAGCTACTCATATGCGTTCAAGCACTACTCCGGGTACGTCACCACCGATGAGCGCCTCGGCAAGGCACTGTTCTATTGGTTCTTCGAGGCTATGGAGAAGCCTGACGAGAAGCCACTGGTCCTATGGTTAAATGGAG GACCTGGGTGTTCTTCCGTCGGGTTTGGTCAGGCGCAGGAGCTCGGGACATTTCTTGTGAAGAAAGATGTGCCTGAGCTTGAGCTCAATCC CTGCCAACCTGCTGTTCCTGGACTCTCCAGCGGGTGTTGGATTTTCGTACACGAACACGTCCTTCGAAATAGATCCACCGGGAGACAATTCCACAG GTGGTTTCAGAGGTTCCCCCAGCAGAAAATGAAAGAGTTCTACATAGCTGGAGAGAGCTATGCAG GACATTACGTTCCGCAGTTAGCGAATGTCATCGTGGAGGAGAACAAGAAGGCCTCCAAAGAAAACTACATAAACTTCAAAGGCATCCTG ATCGGGAACGCGTACATGGACGGGGACACGGACTTGCAGGGGATCGTGGACTCGGCGTGGCACCACGCCATCATCTCTGACACGCTCTACAGCGCCTTCCTCAAGTCGTGCGACTTCAGCATGGAGATCCTGTCTCCGGAGTGCGACGCGGCACTGAGCGAATTCTTTCTTCTCTACAAACTCATAGACGTCTACAGCCTCTACACCCCCTACTGCGACCTCGGGTACCCGGCTTTGAACGCGTCGTCCTCGGCGAACATCGGGCAGACCAACGGCCGT TTTGATCTGCTCAAGATGCCAATGGGCTTCGATCCATGCACGCAGACGTACGCCACCGAGTATCTGAACCGTGAGGACGTGCAGAGGGCTCTGCATGCCAACACCACGGGACTGCCGTACCCCTACGTTCTTTGCCG CAATACCATCAACGATGTGTGGAAGGATTCCGACATGACGGTCGTccccatcgtcaagaagctcgcggaggAAGGGCTTCGCATATGGATTTTCAGCGGCGACACGGATGGGAGGATCCCTACGACGTCGACGAGGTACACGCTGAAGAAGCTCGGCCTGCCCATCAAGGAGGACTGGTCGCCATGGTTCACTCACAAGCAG GTTGGTGGATGGAGTGTGGTGTATGATGGCCTGACATTTGTCACGGTGAGAGGCGCCGGGCACATGGTGCCAACCTCGCGGCCCGAGCAGGCGCTGGAGCTCTTCAAGCACTTCCTCGCCAACCACAACCTCCCCTCCAAGCCCTTCTAG